A stretch of the Actinoalloteichus fjordicus genome encodes the following:
- a CDS encoding M50 family metallopeptidase: MTDNRGFRVDPEVGTLDIEWRELVEAPLSSELTLVLGTGLLALVLVAQRRLWRVTRNVVTIVHEGGHALVALITGRRLMSIRLHSDTSGVTVSRGRRNGPGMVFTVLAGYLASPLLGLAAAAAMVSQRHVVLLWVTVGLLAAMLLLIRNLFGVVSLVLTGALVFCVSWFAPESVQVAFGYAFSWFLLFGGVRPVLELRVLRRGPGPRDSDPDQLARLAGGSALLWTVVFFLVAIGSLAFGGLMLLSSPS, from the coding sequence GTGACGGACAACCGAGGATTTCGAGTCGACCCGGAGGTGGGCACGCTGGACATCGAGTGGCGGGAACTGGTCGAGGCACCGCTGAGCTCCGAGCTGACGCTGGTGCTGGGAACGGGCCTGCTCGCCCTGGTGCTGGTGGCCCAGCGGCGATTATGGCGGGTGACCCGCAACGTGGTGACGATCGTGCACGAGGGCGGCCATGCCCTCGTGGCGTTGATCACCGGCCGCAGGCTCATGAGCATCCGGCTGCACTCCGACACCTCGGGTGTCACGGTCTCGCGGGGACGTCGGAACGGTCCTGGGATGGTGTTCACCGTCCTTGCAGGATACCTCGCCTCCCCGTTGCTGGGGCTGGCCGCCGCAGCCGCCATGGTCTCGCAGCGTCACGTCGTGCTGCTCTGGGTGACGGTCGGGCTGCTCGCGGCGATGCTGCTGCTCATTCGCAACCTCTTCGGCGTGGTCTCACTGGTGCTGACCGGTGCCCTGGTCTTCTGCGTCTCCTGGTTCGCCCCCGAATCGGTCCAGGTGGCGTTCGGCTACGCCTTCAGCTGGTTCCTGCTGTTCGGCGGTGTGCGCCCGGTGCTGGAACTCCGCGTGCTGCGCCGGGGGCCCGGTCCGAGGGACTCCGACCCGGACCAGCTCGCCCGCCTGGCGGGCGGCTCGGCCCTGCTGTGGACCGTCGTCTTCTTCCTCGTCGCGATCGGCTCGCTGGCCTTCGGCGGCCTGATGCTGCTCTCCTCGCCGAGCTGA
- a CDS encoding glycosyltransferase: protein MIPAQVGTHDSGHRSRQLRVLHFSDTYLPRRDGIVTSVRTLMSSLAAAGHPSMLVVPRHPKQENEPGVLQLGSMPCGVAGLRLTWPRSRHVAQLAEWKPDLVHVHTPGPMGLLGLFVARSLNLPIVHTYHTDLHAYVDAYRIPAIGLRTMMRLYARRLGTPPPEVEEDVERRGALIDAINQLLLGDADAIVAPTAAILDRAKLTTHSDRLFVAPAGINLPRTEPKAAEELRAAWGIPPDAPVALFVGRINREKGIGLLAPAFAKVVEKLPSARLVLIGAVYERRWLTKLLAEHGITDNTIILGQQPPDVVAAGYAASQVFAFPSMTDTQGLVLQEAALAGRPSVLCDPALHASGPLGEDAVLAENTPEGFGAALLRLLADPAATERLGEAARSRVQSLTPNRYAEAMRQIYEHALR from the coding sequence ATGATCCCGGCGCAGGTCGGCACGCACGACTCCGGTCATCGGTCCCGGCAGTTGCGCGTGCTGCACTTCAGCGACACCTACCTGCCGCGACGTGACGGAATCGTCACCTCGGTGCGCACGCTGATGTCGAGCCTCGCCGCCGCAGGACATCCCAGCATGCTGGTGGTGCCCCGGCACCCGAAGCAGGAGAACGAACCCGGCGTCCTACAGCTCGGCTCGATGCCCTGCGGCGTCGCGGGCCTGCGGCTCACCTGGCCGCGCAGCAGGCACGTCGCGCAGCTCGCCGAGTGGAAGCCGGACCTCGTCCACGTGCACACGCCGGGACCCATGGGACTGCTCGGCCTGTTCGTGGCGCGGTCGCTGAACCTGCCCATCGTGCACACTTACCACACCGACCTGCACGCCTACGTCGATGCGTATCGCATCCCGGCCATCGGCCTGCGGACGATGATGCGCCTCTACGCGCGCAGGCTCGGCACCCCGCCGCCAGAGGTCGAGGAGGACGTCGAACGACGCGGCGCGCTCATCGACGCCATCAACCAGCTGTTGCTGGGCGATGCCGACGCGATCGTCGCCCCCACCGCGGCGATCCTCGACCGGGCGAAGCTGACGACGCACAGCGACCGCCTCTTCGTCGCGCCCGCCGGGATCAATCTGCCCAGGACCGAGCCCAAGGCCGCCGAGGAGCTGCGGGCCGCGTGGGGCATCCCCCCCGACGCACCCGTGGCGTTGTTCGTCGGCCGGATCAACCGGGAGAAGGGCATCGGGCTGCTCGCCCCGGCCTTCGCCAAGGTGGTCGAGAAGCTGCCGTCGGCACGGCTCGTGCTCATCGGGGCCGTGTACGAGCGACGGTGGTTGACCAAGCTGCTCGCCGAGCACGGCATCACCGACAACACGATCATCCTCGGGCAGCAGCCGCCGGACGTCGTTGCGGCGGGCTATGCCGCCTCTCAGGTCTTCGCCTTCCCGTCCATGACGGACACGCAGGGCCTGGTGCTCCAGGAGGCGGCGCTGGCAGGCAGGCCGTCGGTGCTCTGTGACCCGGCGCTGCACGCCTCCGGCCCGCTGGGCGAGGACGCCGTGCTGGCCGAGAACACCCCGGAAGGCTTCGGCGCGGCGCTGCTGCGGCTGCTGGCGGACCCGGCGGCCACCGAACGGCTCGGCGAGGCAGCCCGGTCCCGGGTGCAGTCGCTGACCCCGAACCGCTATGCCGAGGCGATGCGGCAGATCTACGAGCACGCCCTGCGCTGA
- a CDS encoding TetR/AcrR family transcriptional regulator has translation MSSKRPGVAGQSGGPPRRRSDGSSRRREELLGIAARLFATQGYLATSVREIADEAGILSGSLYHHFDSKESLADELLRGLLAAQRGGYQQVLDVGGHPREVLAGLLRADVALLDTHLEAVAVFQAERRHLARVDRFAYLDRHRRWVQRQWTTLVGEGQQLGAFRKDLDGSVLYRLAHEAVWNAAHWFNPRGRTTAAELTEQYLNLLFDGLLTRDTAPADVDVADGLPTVRPRQPADEDARPAPSADDPSIEDAAGPVREAALPVVGDPRHAPGDGASEADE, from the coding sequence GTGAGCAGCAAGCGACCGGGAGTCGCCGGGCAGTCGGGCGGCCCGCCCAGACGGCGTTCCGACGGGTCGTCTCGGCGTCGTGAGGAGCTGCTCGGCATCGCCGCCCGCCTGTTCGCGACCCAGGGCTATCTCGCCACCAGCGTCCGGGAGATCGCCGACGAGGCAGGCATCCTGTCCGGGAGCCTCTACCACCATTTCGACTCCAAGGAATCACTGGCCGACGAGCTGCTGCGCGGGCTGCTGGCGGCGCAGCGAGGTGGCTATCAGCAGGTGCTGGACGTGGGTGGTCATCCTCGGGAGGTGCTCGCGGGGCTGCTGCGCGCCGATGTCGCGCTCCTGGACACTCATCTGGAGGCCGTCGCGGTCTTCCAGGCGGAGCGGAGGCACCTGGCCCGGGTGGATCGCTTCGCCTACCTCGATCGGCATCGCCGCTGGGTGCAGCGGCAGTGGACGACGCTGGTCGGCGAGGGACAACAGCTCGGTGCCTTCCGGAAGGACCTGGACGGCTCGGTGCTGTACCGCCTCGCGCACGAGGCCGTGTGGAACGCCGCCCACTGGTTCAATCCCCGAGGGCGGACGACGGCCGCCGAGTTGACCGAGCAGTACCTGAACCTGCTCTTCGACGGGCTGCTCACGCGGGACACCGCGCCTGCGGACGTCGATGTCGCCGACGGCCTGCCGACGGTCCGGCCGAGGCAGCCCGCCGATGAGGACGCCCGCCCGGCGCCGTCGGCGGACGACCCGTCGATTGAGGACGCGGCCGGGCCGGTTCGGGAGGCAGCCCTACCGGTGGTCGGGGACCCACGACACGCCCCCGGCGACGGCGCATCCGAGGCCGACGAGTGA
- a CDS encoding ABC transporter ATP-binding protein — protein MLEVSNLVRRFGTNTILDGVSFTTAPGKATVLVGANGAGKTTLLRCVAGVDHADEGEVRWAGREIRESDPLIRAAMAVGLDDVDFFPDVSVIEHLDLLARAHGDAEPEAMLDDVLDELGLSPVADRLPGALSSGQRRRLGLASCLVRPRELLVLDEPEQRLDAEGKQWLAERLLAEKAAGVAILLSCHDAEMASAVADEQLQVAR, from the coding sequence GTGCTTGAGGTAAGCAATCTCGTCCGCCGGTTCGGGACGAACACCATCCTGGACGGTGTCAGCTTCACGACCGCTCCCGGCAAGGCCACCGTGCTCGTCGGGGCCAACGGCGCGGGCAAGACGACTCTGCTGCGGTGTGTCGCCGGGGTCGATCACGCGGACGAGGGCGAGGTTCGCTGGGCGGGCCGCGAGATCCGCGAGAGCGATCCGCTGATCCGCGCGGCGATGGCGGTGGGGCTGGACGACGTCGACTTCTTCCCCGACGTCTCGGTGATCGAGCACCTCGACCTGCTGGCACGGGCGCACGGCGACGCGGAACCCGAGGCGATGCTCGACGACGTCCTCGACGAGCTGGGGCTAAGCCCCGTCGCCGACCGACTTCCCGGCGCGCTGTCCTCCGGCCAGCGGCGCAGGCTCGGCCTGGCCTCGTGCCTGGTCCGACCTCGGGAGCTGTTGGTCCTGGACGAGCCGGAACAACGGCTCGACGCCGAAGGGAAGCAGTGGCTCGCCGAACGCCTGCTCGCGGAGAAGGCCGCCGGGGTGGCCATCCTCCTCTCCTGCCACGACGCCGAGATGGCCTCGGCCGTGGCCGACGAACAGCTACAGGTGGCCCGGTGA